The sequence below is a genomic window from Synechococcales cyanobacterium T60_A2020_003.
GGATGAAGAGCTACTAGATTCGCTCTGCGCTTATCCGTTTTTCTTGGTTAGTTGTTTTTTGAAGTAGGCTCATGGCGGATTTGTATCGTCAAGACGAAGTGCAGCAGATTCTCAACATTGCGATCGCGCGTCAGGCGAACGCTGGAGAGCTAAGTCGGGGTCAGATGCTTGAGATTGCTCAAGAAATGGGGATCTCCATAGCTGAGCTTCATGACGCCGAGATTGAGTGGCTCCAGCGGCAGCAGGTTGATCGCGATCGCTTTCTCTTTGATCAACACCGTCGCCTGCGTTTTCGTCAGCGCGTGACGAAGTATGTCATTGTCAATCTCTTCTTGATCATGCTGAATCTGGTCATGGTTGGGCAGGTATCATGGGCGCTGTATATTCTCGTGGGCTGGGGGTTGGGTATTGCGCTGCACGGATGGCGCACCTTTCAGAGTCAAGGAGATGCCTATGAACGGGCATTTGCAACGTGGCAACGGCAACGGCAGTTAAAGCAAACCGTGGGGCGAGTGCTAGACCGTTTCCTCAACCCTAGTCCCTCGCTGTAGATGTTGTAGAGGCGTTATAGTTGCTTCTCGGTCATTCATTCCGTCACAACCTTCATTGATGTACGCGCTGTGAATCAACCCTCTCCTCGAAGACGCTGTGTTTTAGTCTGTCAGCATCGTTCGTGCGATCGCGCTGGGGCAGCGGTTGTACTGGAGGAGTTTCGGCGGCAAGTTCCTGACGGAGTATTTGTGAGTGCCAGTCAATGTTTGGGGCTGTGCGGAGCGGGGCCTAATGTACACATTACGCCGGATAACATTTGGTACTGCCAGATCGCCCCTAAGCACGTGGCCGCTATTGTGCAGAGCCATCTGATTGAAGATCAGCCTGTAGAGGCATTGCTTCATCCCAGAATGCATGCCTATTATTCCTATGCTAAGCTCGACTTTATCCAATTGATCCAAAAAGGAAAGCAGCAAGCAGAATTCAGATGAG
It includes:
- a CDS encoding (2Fe-2S) ferredoxin domain-containing protein, with product MDVRAVNQPSPRRRCVLVCQHRSCDRAGAAVVLEEFRRQVPDGVFVSASQCLGLCGAGPNVHITPDNIWYCQIAPKHVAAIVQSHLIEDQPVEALLHPRMHAYYSYAKLDFIQLIQKGKQQAEFR
- a CDS encoding 2TM domain-containing protein; protein product: MADLYRQDEVQQILNIAIARQANAGELSRGQMLEIAQEMGISIAELHDAEIEWLQRQQVDRDRFLFDQHRRLRFRQRVTKYVIVNLFLIMLNLVMVGQVSWALYILVGWGLGIALHGWRTFQSQGDAYERAFATWQRQRQLKQTVGRVLDRFLNPSPSL